In Sphingomonas sp. SORGH_AS_0950, the following are encoded in one genomic region:
- a CDS encoding methyl-accepting chemotaxis protein: MLSSMPIPKKIGLSFAIVVLSVLAMMGTLWWALSRIEGTTKKSVHAQTTYTTTLDMEGGVQRENSQMRGFLITGDEAYLTQYYTARAAERQAAAELDRALVEDPRARAEVAASHARMEEWRRDIGDPLIARSRTDREGAQAWLRANSERSRVTVILQPLRDLRARRVEMMGAVRNERKIVLRTAQWSLAIGGLIMISVAVAMAILLSRALGRPIVRLTGVMDALARGRNDIAIPDAERGDELGSMSRAVVVFRDTAVAKAQADAEQNQMVSQIGEALEQLAGSDLTVKLSGFPPSYAAIERDFNMAVSRLSGSLGAVRVNAAGISSGTVEMNQAADDLARRAEQQAASIEETSAAMNEIAQSVTAAAAKAQSAQTIVRKASSDVGNSEEIVRRTVSAIGDIERSSSEIAEIIAVIDGLAFQTNLLALNAGVEAARAGDAGKGFAVVASEVRALAERSAEAARDISARITTTVDRVRSGVELANKTDDSLRLIATGMQDIAGLVESIAGGASEQATSIQQVNLAINDMDGVTQANAAMVEEVTAAVRALSAETQALEEQIGRFRIEGGLPQPAAPVVAIRRPAAVSPAPRRMAAPVPSQGNLAVRQDDDDWSSF; encoded by the coding sequence ATGCTCTCTTCCATGCCCATACCGAAGAAAATCGGTCTGTCCTTCGCCATCGTCGTCCTGTCGGTGCTGGCGATGATGGGGACCTTGTGGTGGGCATTGTCACGGATCGAGGGGACGACGAAAAAAAGCGTCCATGCGCAGACCACCTATACCACCACGCTGGACATGGAGGGCGGCGTCCAGCGCGAGAACAGCCAGATGCGCGGCTTCCTGATCACCGGGGACGAGGCCTATCTGACGCAATATTATACGGCACGGGCCGCCGAGAGGCAGGCGGCGGCGGAGCTGGACAGGGCGCTGGTCGAGGACCCCAGGGCGCGCGCCGAGGTAGCGGCGTCGCATGCCAGGATGGAGGAATGGCGCCGCGACATCGGCGACCCGCTGATCGCGCGCAGCCGGACCGACCGCGAGGGCGCGCAGGCCTGGCTCCGTGCCAATAGCGAGCGGTCGCGGGTCACGGTGATCCTGCAACCCTTGCGTGATCTGCGCGCCCGAAGGGTCGAGATGATGGGGGCGGTCCGCAACGAGCGCAAGATCGTGCTGCGGACGGCGCAATGGAGCCTCGCCATCGGCGGCCTGATCATGATCAGTGTCGCCGTCGCGATGGCCATTTTGTTGTCGCGGGCGCTGGGTCGGCCGATCGTCCGGCTGACCGGGGTGATGGATGCGCTGGCGCGGGGGCGGAACGACATCGCGATTCCCGATGCCGAACGCGGCGACGAACTGGGCAGCATGTCGCGCGCCGTCGTCGTCTTCCGCGACACCGCGGTCGCCAAGGCGCAGGCCGATGCCGAGCAGAACCAGATGGTAAGCCAGATCGGCGAGGCGCTGGAGCAGCTCGCCGGTTCGGACCTGACGGTCAAGCTGAGCGGCTTCCCGCCTTCCTATGCCGCCATCGAGCGCGACTTCAACATGGCGGTGTCGCGGCTGTCGGGCTCGCTGGGCGCGGTGCGGGTCAATGCGGCCGGGATCAGCAGCGGCACGGTGGAGATGAACCAGGCCGCCGACGATCTGGCCCGCCGCGCCGAGCAGCAGGCGGCCAGCATCGAGGAAACCTCGGCCGCGATGAACGAGATCGCCCAGTCGGTCACCGCCGCCGCGGCCAAGGCGCAATCGGCGCAGACGATCGTCCGCAAGGCGAGCAGCGATGTCGGCAACAGCGAGGAGATCGTCCGCCGCACCGTGTCGGCGATCGGCGACATCGAGCGTTCGTCGAGCGAAATCGCCGAGATCATCGCGGTGATCGACGGCCTGGCCTTCCAGACCAATTTGCTCGCGCTGAATGCGGGCGTCGAGGCGGCGCGGGCGGGCGACGCGGGCAAGGGCTTTGCGGTCGTCGCCTCCGAAGTGCGTGCGCTGGCCGAACGCTCGGCGGAGGCGGCGCGCGACATCAGCGCGCGGATCACCACCACGGTCGACCGGGTGCGCAGCGGCGTGGAACTGGCCAACAAGACCGACGATTCGCTGCGCCTGATTGCGACCGGGATGCAGGACATCGCCGGACTGGTCGAATCGATCGCGGGCGGGGCGTCCGAGCAGGCGACCAGCATCCAGCAGGTCAATCTGGCGATCAACGACATGGACGGCGTGACCCAGGCCAATGCCGCCATGGTCGAGGAGGTGACGGCCGCCGTCCGGGCGCTGTCCGCCGAGACCCAGGCGCTGGAGGAGCAGATCGGCCGCTTCCGGATCGAGGGCGGCTTGCCCCAGCCCGCCGCGCCCGTCGTCGCGATCCGGCGGCCGGCGGCGGTATCGCCCGCGCCGCGCCGCATGGCCGCGCCGGTGCCCTCCCAGGGCAATCTGGCGGTCAGGCAGGACGATGACGATTGGAGCAGCTTCTGA
- a CDS encoding DUF2891 domain-containing protein: MTPIRAATFARIALGHVTREYPHKADHVMTGEDDPYRPRAVHPIFFGSFDWHSCVHGYWLLARIRRLFPDLAEVAAIDALFDAAFTPEKVAAECAYLDRPSARGFERPYGWAWLLMLQSELMVAGLGHADTLRPLAEAFAARWRAHLPLMTYPVRAGTHANTAFALVLADRYARVANDQAMRGAMIERAHHWFGADRQAQVWEPSGEDFLSPTLMEAMAMQRLLPADAFADWFAAFLPGLPDTLATPARVSDRSDGRIAHLDGLNLSRAWAMQALAATPEARLRDALQAAAADHLAAAIDEVAGDYMGEHWLASFAMLACTGTD; the protein is encoded by the coding sequence ATGACCCCCATTCGTGCCGCGACATTCGCGCGGATCGCGCTCGGCCATGTCACCCGCGAATATCCGCACAAGGCCGATCATGTGATGACCGGCGAGGACGACCCGTATCGCCCGCGCGCGGTGCATCCGATCTTCTTCGGCAGTTTCGACTGGCATAGTTGCGTCCATGGCTATTGGCTGCTCGCCCGGATCCGGCGGCTGTTCCCCGATCTGGCCGAGGTCGCCGCCATCGACGCGCTGTTCGACGCGGCCTTCACCCCCGAAAAGGTCGCGGCGGAGTGCGCCTATCTCGACCGGCCGAGCGCGCGCGGGTTCGAGCGGCCCTATGGCTGGGCGTGGCTGCTGATGCTCCAGAGCGAGTTGATGGTCGCGGGGCTGGGCCATGCGGACACGCTGCGACCGCTGGCGGAGGCCTTTGCGGCACGATGGCGCGCGCATTTGCCGCTGATGACCTATCCGGTGCGCGCGGGGACGCATGCCAACACCGCCTTCGCGCTGGTGCTCGCCGATCGCTATGCGCGGGTCGCCAACGACCAGGCGATGCGCGGCGCGATGATCGAGCGCGCGCACCACTGGTTCGGCGCGGATCGCCAGGCTCAGGTCTGGGAGCCGAGCGGCGAGGATTTCCTGTCCCCGACGCTGATGGAGGCCATGGCGATGCAGCGCCTGTTGCCCGCCGACGCCTTTGCCGACTGGTTCGCGGCGTTCCTGCCGGGGCTTCCCGATACGCTGGCCACCCCGGCACGCGTCAGCGACCGCAGCGACGGCCGGATCGCGCATCTCGACGGCCTGAACCTCAGCCGCGCCTGGGCGATGCAGGCGCTGGCGGCGACACCGGAGGCCAGGCTGCGCGACGCCCTGCAAGCCGCCGCCGCCGACCACCTCGCCGCGGCGATCGACGAGGTCGCAGGCGACTATATGGGCGAACACTGGCTGGCGAGCTTCGCCATGCTGGCCTGCACGGGCACGGATTGA
- a CDS encoding class II 3-deoxy-7-phosphoheptulonate synthase produces the protein MAAKWAPDSWTSAEARQLPNYPDRNALDAATRTLATYPPLVFAGEARSLTAELAEVAAGRGFLLQGGDCAESFAEHSANNIRDTFRVILQMAVVLTFASKLPVVKLGRMAGQFAKPRSADTEVIGGVELPSYRGDNVNDIAFTAEARIPDPQRMLRSYAQSAATLNLLRAFAQGGYANLHQVHRWTHDFMGRSPWAQKYAETADRIGEALDFMAACGIDPASVPQLAQTSFYTSHEALLLPYEQALTRQDSLTGDWYDTSAHFLWIGDRTRFEGSAHVEFLRGIDNPIGVKCGPSLEPEALLRMLDTLNPGRVPGRMTLITRYGHDKIEAHLPRLVRAVTREGHPVVWSCDPMHGNTVKAATGYKTRPFDRILAEVRGFFAVHRAEGTHAGGIHAEMTGQNVTECTGGAIDVTEQSLADRYHTHCDPRLNAGQSLELAFLLAEMLNEEMAERRKAAA, from the coding sequence ATGGCCGCGAAATGGGCCCCCGACAGCTGGACGAGCGCCGAAGCCCGCCAGCTTCCCAACTATCCCGACCGCAACGCGCTGGACGCCGCGACCCGTACGCTGGCGACCTATCCCCCGCTGGTCTTTGCGGGCGAGGCGCGCAGCCTGACCGCCGAGCTGGCCGAGGTGGCGGCGGGCCGGGGTTTCCTGCTCCAGGGCGGCGACTGTGCCGAGAGCTTTGCCGAGCATAGCGCCAACAACATCCGCGACACCTTCCGCGTCATCCTCCAGATGGCGGTCGTCCTGACCTTCGCCTCCAAGCTGCCGGTGGTGAAGCTGGGCCGCATGGCGGGCCAGTTCGCCAAGCCGCGCTCGGCCGATACCGAGGTGATCGGCGGGGTCGAGCTGCCCAGCTATCGCGGCGACAATGTCAACGACATCGCCTTCACCGCCGAGGCCCGCATACCCGATCCGCAGCGGATGCTGCGCTCCTATGCCCAGTCGGCGGCGACGCTGAACCTGCTGCGCGCGTTCGCGCAGGGCGGCTATGCCAATCTGCACCAGGTGCATCGCTGGACCCATGACTTCATGGGCCGCAGCCCCTGGGCGCAGAAATATGCCGAGACCGCCGACCGCATCGGCGAGGCGCTGGACTTCATGGCGGCCTGCGGCATCGACCCCGCCTCTGTGCCCCAGCTGGCGCAGACCAGCTTCTACACCAGCCACGAGGCGCTGCTGCTCCCCTATGAGCAGGCGCTGACCCGGCAGGATTCGCTGACCGGCGACTGGTACGACACCTCGGCCCACTTCCTGTGGATCGGCGACCGCACCCGCTTCGAGGGCTCGGCGCATGTCGAGTTCCTGCGCGGCATCGACAACCCGATCGGCGTGAAGTGCGGACCCAGCCTCGAGCCCGAGGCGCTGCTGCGCATGCTCGACACGCTCAATCCGGGCCGCGTGCCGGGCCGGATGACGCTCATCACCCGCTATGGCCATGACAAGATCGAGGCGCATCTGCCCAGGCTGGTCCGCGCCGTCACGCGCGAGGGGCATCCGGTCGTCTGGTCGTGCGACCCGATGCACGGCAACACGGTCAAAGCCGCGACCGGCTACAAGACCCGCCCCTTCGACCGTATCCTGGCCGAGGTGCGCGGCTTCTTCGCCGTCCACCGCGCCGAGGGCACGCATGCGGGCGGCATCCATGCCGAGATGACCGGGCAGAACGTCACCGAATGCACCGGCGGCGCGATCGACGTCACCGAACAGTCGCTGGCCGACCGCTATCACACGCATTGCGACCCGCGCCTGAATGCGGGCCAGAGCCTGGAGCTGGCCTTCCTGCTGGCTGAGATGCTCAACGAGGAAATGGCCGAACGCCGCAAGGCCGCCGCCTGA
- the cysS gene encoding cysteine--tRNA ligase, whose product MTAPDLSNPLILYNSLTRAPETFRPIDPANVRVYSCGPTVYNYAHIGNLRAYVFTDTLARVLRWKGWPLTHIINITDVGHLTSDADAGDDKMEAAAKKSGQDIWAIAAHYTRTFKQNLKDLGIAEPTRFPLATDHVPQMIAFAKAIETKHCYRLPDGLYFDVTTVPDYGRLARHQDDEGESRIDPVAGKRHPADFAIWRASAPGENRQMEWDSPWGRGAPGWHLECSVMSKQYLGAQFDIHTGGIDHREIHHPNEIAQNQAHGCTAETGANIWMHNNFLVDRTGKMSKSSGEFLTLQALVDRGFHPLAYRLMCLQAQYRSEMEFGWDGLAAAQVRLKRLVQTVEGLRTRADAPAKGDAATYRERLDAALSDDLATPRALPVLDEMLADKKLSPGVRLAALADFDATLGLQLATLTRADLRTRPKAATLDEAGIEAQLAERRAARAEKDFARSDAIRDTLLAAGVEVMDGDPLGWDWKPVLPAA is encoded by the coding sequence ATGACCGCGCCCGACCTTTCCAATCCGCTGATCCTCTACAACAGCCTGACCCGCGCGCCCGAGACGTTCCGGCCGATCGATCCGGCCAATGTCCGCGTCTATTCCTGCGGGCCGACCGTCTATAACTATGCGCATATCGGCAATCTGCGCGCCTATGTCTTCACCGACACCCTGGCGCGCGTGCTGCGCTGGAAGGGGTGGCCGCTGACCCATATCATCAACATCACCGATGTCGGCCACCTGACCTCCGACGCCGATGCGGGCGACGACAAGATGGAGGCCGCCGCGAAGAAGAGCGGCCAGGACATCTGGGCGATCGCCGCGCATTACACCCGGACCTTCAAGCAGAATCTGAAGGATCTGGGCATCGCCGAGCCGACCCGCTTTCCGCTGGCGACCGATCACGTGCCCCAGATGATCGCCTTCGCCAAGGCGATCGAGACCAAGCATTGCTATCGCCTGCCCGACGGGCTGTATTTCGACGTGACGACGGTGCCCGATTATGGCCGCCTAGCCCGCCATCAGGACGATGAGGGCGAAAGCCGGATCGATCCCGTCGCGGGCAAGCGCCATCCGGCCGACTTCGCCATCTGGCGCGCCTCGGCACCCGGCGAGAATCGCCAGATGGAATGGGACAGCCCCTGGGGCCGCGGCGCGCCTGGCTGGCATCTGGAATGCTCGGTGATGAGCAAGCAATATCTGGGCGCGCAGTTCGACATCCATACCGGCGGCATCGACCACCGCGAGATCCACCATCCCAACGAGATCGCGCAGAACCAGGCGCATGGCTGCACCGCCGAGACCGGCGCCAATATCTGGATGCACAACAACTTCCTGGTCGACCGCACCGGCAAGATGTCCAAGTCCTCGGGCGAGTTCCTGACGCTCCAGGCGCTGGTCGATCGTGGCTTCCACCCCCTCGCCTATCGGCTGATGTGCCTTCAGGCGCAGTATCGTTCGGAAATGGAGTTTGGCTGGGACGGCCTCGCCGCCGCGCAGGTGCGACTGAAGCGGCTGGTCCAGACGGTCGAGGGGCTGCGCACGCGGGCCGATGCGCCCGCCAAGGGCGATGCGGCGACCTATCGCGAGCGGCTGGACGCCGCGCTGTCGGACGATCTCGCGACGCCGCGCGCGCTGCCCGTGCTCGACGAGATGCTGGCCGACAAGAAGCTGTCGCCCGGCGTCCGGCTGGCCGCGCTGGCCGATTTCGACGCGACGCTGGGGCTGCAACTCGCGACGCTGACCCGCGCCGACCTGCGCACCCGGCCCAAGGCGGCCACGCTGGACGAAGCGGGGATCGAGGCACAGCTGGCCGAGCGGCGCGCGGCGCGGGCGGAGAAGGACTTTGCCCGGTCGGATGCGATCCGCGACACGCTGCTCGCCGCCGGGGTCGAGGTGATGGACGGCGATCCGCTGGGCTGGGACTGGAAGCCGGTGTTACCGGCCGCCTGA
- a CDS encoding metallophosphoesterase family protein yields MLAKLLNLRKRAPEFVPFMQPGLRVYAIGDIHGRLDLLDMLLARIEADHAARGPAERHIIFLGDLIDRGPHSAGVLERVRGLCAADHRVHCLMGNHEEILIRALQGEDKALRLFCRVGGRETMLSYGVTAEDYERLDYAEVAERLKAVIPATHREFLSDLKEIMVLGDYAFVHAGVRPGIAIADQKLAETRWIRDPFLDHRGVLEKVVVHGHTVADEVEIMPHRIGIDTGAYQTDRLSALMLEDGIQEIFTT; encoded by the coding sequence ATGCTTGCCAAATTATTGAATCTGCGCAAACGCGCGCCCGAGTTCGTGCCCTTCATGCAGCCTGGCCTTCGGGTCTATGCGATCGGTGACATTCACGGTCGGCTCGACCTGCTCGACATGCTGCTGGCGCGGATCGAGGCCGATCATGCGGCGCGCGGTCCGGCCGAGCGGCATATCATCTTTCTCGGCGACCTGATCGACCGTGGCCCCCATTCGGCCGGGGTGCTGGAGCGGGTGCGCGGACTGTGCGCGGCGGACCACCGGGTGCATTGCCTGATGGGTAATCACGAGGAGATCCTGATTCGTGCCCTCCAGGGCGAGGACAAGGCGCTCCGGCTGTTCTGCCGCGTCGGTGGTCGGGAGACGATGCTGAGCTATGGCGTGACGGCCGAGGACTATGAACGGCTCGACTATGCCGAGGTCGCCGAGCGGTTGAAGGCCGTCATCCCCGCCACGCATCGCGAGTTCCTGAGCGATCTGAAAGAGATCATGGTGCTGGGCGATTATGCCTTCGTCCATGCGGGCGTCCGGCCGGGTATCGCCATCGCCGACCAGAAGCTGGCCGAGACCCGCTGGATCCGCGATCCCTTTCTCGACCATCGCGGGGTGCTGGAGAAGGTCGTCGTGCATGGCCATACCGTTGCGGACGAGGTGGAAATTATGCCGCATCGCATCGGCATAGACACCGGCGCCTATCAGACCGATCGCCTGTCGGCGCTGATGCTGGAAGACGGTATCCAGGAGATTTTCACCACTTGA
- the wecB gene encoding non-hydrolyzing UDP-N-acetylglucosamine 2-epimerase, with product MNRAPILVVFGTRPEAIKLFPVIRALSLATGRPVRTCVTAQHRGMLDQVLAIAGLTPDHDLDLMEPGQSLDRLTARLLTGLGEVMDREAPAMVVVQGDTATAMAGALAAYYRKVPIAHVEAGLRSGDIYQPWPEEVNRRMIAPIAALHFAPTETAAAALRAEGIAAERVHVTGNSVIDALHWTRSRIAAEPALAADLDPVLARMAGRRIVLVTTHRRENFGDGMAAIARALRRIAARADVGIVFPVHPNPQVASVMDRELGDHPGIARIAPLDYPHFVRALDAAHIVLTDSGGVQEEAPALGKPVLVMRETTERPEGVAAGTARLVGTDEDRIVAELFALLDQPDRYAAMARAHNPFGDGDSADRISRIITHALGH from the coding sequence ATGAATCGGGCCCCCATCCTCGTCGTCTTCGGCACAAGACCCGAAGCGATCAAATTGTTTCCCGTGATCCGGGCCCTGTCGCTGGCGACGGGGCGGCCGGTGCGGACCTGCGTCACCGCGCAGCATCGCGGGATGCTGGACCAGGTGCTGGCGATCGCCGGGCTGACGCCCGACCATGACCTGGACCTGATGGAGCCAGGCCAGTCGCTCGATCGGCTGACCGCACGGCTGCTGACCGGGCTGGGCGAGGTGATGGATCGCGAGGCCCCCGCGATGGTCGTCGTGCAGGGCGATACCGCCACCGCCATGGCGGGCGCGCTGGCCGCCTATTACCGCAAGGTGCCGATCGCCCATGTCGAGGCCGGACTGCGTTCGGGCGACATCTATCAACCCTGGCCCGAGGAAGTGAACCGGCGGATGATCGCCCCGATCGCCGCGCTCCATTTCGCCCCGACCGAAACCGCCGCCGCCGCGCTCCGGGCCGAGGGGATCGCCGCCGAGCGCGTGCATGTCACCGGCAACAGCGTGATCGACGCGCTGCACTGGACCCGCTCGCGCATCGCCGCCGAGCCTGCGCTGGCCGCCGACCTTGATCCGGTGCTGGCGCGGATGGCGGGTCGGCGGATCGTCCTGGTCACGACCCATCGGCGGGAGAATTTCGGCGACGGCATGGCCGCCATCGCCCGTGCGCTGCGCCGGATCGCCGCGCGGGCGGATGTCGGCATCGTCTTTCCCGTCCACCCCAATCCGCAGGTCGCCAGCGTGATGGACCGCGAGCTGGGCGACCATCCCGGTATCGCGCGCATCGCGCCGCTCGACTATCCGCATTTCGTCCGGGCGCTGGACGCCGCGCATATCGTCCTGACCGATTCGGGCGGCGTGCAGGAGGAAGCCCCCGCGCTCGGCAAGCCGGTGCTCGTCATGCGCGAGACGACCGAGCGGCCCGAGGGCGTCGCGGCGGGCACCGCGCGGCTGGTCGGCACCGACGAGGACCGGATCGTCGCCGAACTGTTCGCGCTGCTCGACCAGCCCGACCGCTATGCCGCGATGGCGCGCGCGCACAACCCCTTCGGCGACGGCGACAGCGCCGACCGGATCAGCAGGATCATCACACATGCCCTTGGACACTGA
- the rpsU gene encoding 30S ribosomal protein S21: MQIIVRDNNVDQALRALKKKLQREGVYREMKLRRHYEKPSEKRARERAAAVRRARKLERKRAERDGAR, encoded by the coding sequence ATGCAGATCATCGTTCGCGACAACAATGTGGATCAGGCCCTCCGCGCGCTCAAGAAGAAGCTGCAGCGCGAAGGCGTGTATCGCGAGATGAAGCTCCGTCGCCACTACGAGAAGCCGTCGGAAAAGCGCGCTCGTGAGCGTGCGGCGGCGGTTCGTCGTGCGCGCAAGCTGGAGCGCAAGCGCGCCGAGCGCGACGGCGCCCGGTAA
- a CDS encoding FKBP-type peptidyl-prolyl cis-trans isomerase, giving the protein MSVTAVPLRPVRRAYLVWIWVAVAAAIVVAALLARQGDAALLREARGPGVETTASGLQYKVLVPGNGGAHPTASDVALINYTGRLIDGTVFDKSQQPAPMPLSGVLPGFAEALKLMPKGAKYRFWLPAKLGYGDRANGAIPANSTLVFDVDLIDFIPESVLRQMQAQQSMMGGAPGAMPGGVPSAPSPR; this is encoded by the coding sequence ATGTCCGTAACCGCTGTTCCCCTTCGTCCCGTCCGGCGTGCCTATCTGGTCTGGATATGGGTCGCGGTGGCTGCCGCGATCGTGGTGGCGGCCTTGCTGGCACGCCAGGGTGATGCTGCGCTCCTGCGCGAGGCGCGTGGACCGGGTGTCGAGACGACCGCTTCGGGCCTGCAGTACAAGGTGCTGGTGCCCGGCAATGGCGGTGCGCATCCGACCGCCAGCGACGTGGCGCTGATCAACTATACCGGTCGTCTGATCGACGGCACCGTCTTCGACAAGTCGCAGCAGCCGGCCCCGATGCCGCTTTCGGGTGTCCTGCCGGGCTTTGCCGAGGCGCTCAAGCTGATGCCCAAGGGCGCGAAGTATCGCTTCTGGCTGCCCGCCAAGCTGGGCTATGGCGACCGCGCGAACGGTGCGATCCCGGCAAATTCGACGCTGGTGTTCGATGTCGATCTGATCGACTTCATCCCCGAATCGGTCCTGCGCCAGATGCAGGCCCAGCAGTCGATGATGGGCGGCGCGCCCGGGGCGATGCCCGGCGGCGTCCCCAGCGCCCCCTCGCCGCGCTGA
- the wecC gene encoding UDP-N-acetyl-D-mannosamine dehydrogenase, producing the protein MPLDTEFAVTVMGLGYIGLPTAAIIARTGAMVTGVDVTPSVVETINSGRVHIEEVDLDGLVSGVVSRGLLRAALTVAPADVFVIAVPTPFTEERQPDITYVLDAARAVAPVLKTGDTVILESTSPVGTTEQVRDLIATLRPDLKMPGLARAGEQADLAIAYCPERVLPGRILVELIDNDRVIGGITPRCARKALAFYRRFVRGACVTTTARAAEMTKLTENAFRDVNIAFANELSLVADTLGVDVWEVIRLANRHPRVNILSPGPGVGGHCIAVDPWFLVAADPQNTPLIRTAREVNDGKTAHIIARASAMIEAQGPDRPVACLGLAFKANIDDFRESPALKVAAALARRFGARIRIVEPYARSLPSGFDGTGATLIDIDTALETCDAMVVLVDHDIFRSVPLEERRGKTVLDTRGLWPDQA; encoded by the coding sequence ATGCCCTTGGACACTGAATTCGCGGTCACGGTCATGGGGCTGGGCTATATCGGCCTGCCCACCGCCGCGATCATCGCGCGCACCGGCGCGATGGTGACCGGCGTCGACGTCACGCCGTCGGTCGTGGAGACGATCAATTCGGGCCGCGTGCATATCGAGGAGGTCGATCTCGACGGTCTCGTCTCCGGCGTGGTGTCGCGCGGATTGCTCAGGGCGGCGCTGACGGTCGCGCCCGCCGACGTGTTCGTCATCGCGGTGCCGACGCCCTTTACCGAGGAGCGACAGCCCGACATCACCTATGTCCTCGACGCCGCGCGTGCGGTCGCCCCGGTGCTGAAGACCGGCGACACGGTGATCCTCGAATCGACCTCGCCCGTCGGCACGACCGAGCAGGTGCGCGACCTGATCGCCACCTTGCGCCCCGACCTGAAGATGCCGGGGCTGGCGCGTGCGGGCGAGCAGGCCGATCTCGCCATCGCCTATTGTCCCGAACGCGTCCTGCCGGGGCGCATCCTGGTCGAGCTCATCGACAATGACCGGGTGATCGGCGGCATCACCCCGCGCTGCGCGCGCAAGGCGCTGGCCTTTTACCGGCGCTTCGTGCGCGGCGCCTGCGTCACCACGACCGCGCGCGCGGCGGAGATGACCAAGCTCACCGAAAACGCGTTCCGCGACGTCAACATCGCCTTCGCCAACGAACTCAGCCTGGTCGCCGACACGCTGGGCGTCGATGTGTGGGAGGTGATCCGCCTCGCCAACCGCCATCCGCGCGTCAACATCCTGTCGCCCGGCCCCGGCGTCGGCGGGCATTGCATCGCGGTCGACCCCTGGTTCCTGGTCGCCGCAGACCCGCAGAACACACCGCTGATCCGCACCGCGCGCGAAGTGAATGACGGCAAGACCGCGCATATCATCGCCCGCGCCAGCGCGATGATCGAGGCGCAGGGACCGGACCGTCCGGTCGCCTGTCTCGGCCTCGCCTTCAAAGCGAATATCGACGATTTCCGCGAAAGCCCCGCGCTGAAGGTCGCCGCCGCCCTGGCCCGACGCTTCGGCGCGCGAATCCGGATCGTCGAGCCTTATGCCCGGTCGCTGCCCTCCGGCTTCGACGGGACCGGCGCCACCCTGATCGACATCGACACCGCGCTGGAAACTTGCGACGCCATGGTCGTTCTGGTCGATCACGACATCTTCCGATCGGTTCCCCTGGAAGAGCGACGCGGCAAGACGGTGCTGGATACGCGCGGGCTGTGGCCCGACCAGGCCTGA
- a CDS encoding M48 family metallopeptidase, whose translation MSRSLIPSAAMVALSALSLAVAPPVPAHAVSTVAVEATDDRALFDAMRAADLRLATIAWRLATANVTLCRDTAPTPGLVIHAIDQYEPALRKELPATFGFEGPVAVEAVVPGSAADKAGIAPDDTILAVDGQPLAVDPAGATQANSATRDAAQRRIAAEPADRPLRLTILRHGERRDVTVAAQPGCRSRFEMRIGPDLTASADGDIVQIGSRFFERFDDRMIAVVVAHEFSHNILHHRERLDAAGVKRGLLSEFGRNGRLFRQTETEADLLGAHLMRNAGYDPQDAVRFWREHGGEVDGGLFRSRTHPSSSARADAVAAEIAAIPTGAPIPYRPALIDRAGAALQ comes from the coding sequence ATGTCGCGTTCGCTCATCCCATCGGCCGCCATGGTCGCGCTGTCCGCTCTATCGCTGGCCGTGGCGCCGCCCGTGCCGGCCCACGCCGTGTCCACGGTTGCGGTGGAGGCGACGGACGACCGGGCGCTGTTCGATGCGATGCGCGCGGCGGATCTTCGGCTGGCGACGATCGCGTGGCGGCTGGCGACGGCCAATGTCACGCTGTGCCGGGATACGGCGCCGACGCCCGGCCTCGTCATCCATGCGATCGACCAATATGAGCCCGCGCTGCGCAAGGAACTCCCCGCGACCTTCGGGTTCGAGGGGCCGGTCGCGGTCGAGGCGGTGGTGCCAGGCAGCGCGGCGGACAAGGCGGGGATCGCCCCCGACGACACGATCCTGGCGGTCGACGGCCAGCCCCTGGCGGTCGATCCGGCCGGTGCGACGCAGGCCAACAGCGCCACGCGCGACGCCGCCCAGCGCCGGATCGCCGCCGAGCCCGCCGATCGTCCGCTGCGCCTGACCATCCTGCGCCATGGTGAGCGGCGCGACGTGACGGTGGCCGCGCAGCCGGGTTGCCGGTCGCGGTTCGAGATGAGGATCGGCCCCGACCTGACCGCCTCGGCGGACGGGGACATCGTCCAGATCGGATCGCGCTTCTTCGAGCGGTTCGACGACCGGATGATCGCGGTTGTCGTCGCGCATGAATTCTCGCACAACATCCTGCACCATCGCGAGCGGCTGGACGCGGCGGGCGTCAAGCGCGGGTTGCTGTCTGAGTTCGGGCGCAACGGGCGGCTGTTCCGCCAGACCGAGACCGAGGCCGATCTGCTGGGCGCGCACCTCATGCGCAATGCGGGCTATGACCCGCAGGATGCGGTGCGCTTCTGGCGCGAACATGGCGGCGAGGTCGATGGCGGCCTGTTCCGCAGCCGGACCCATCCCTCGTCCTCGGCGCGTGCCGATGCGGTGGCGGCCGAGATCGCCGCGATCCCGACGGGGGCGCCGATTCCCTATCGCCCCGCGCTGATCGACCGGGCGGGGGCGGCGCTGCAATAA